A single region of the Undibacterium piscinae genome encodes:
- a CDS encoding glutaredoxin family protein — protein MKLVKLLNASCLLLSAVLASTAHAELYKWVGADGKVTYSDVAPPANAKQVEKRALSGGSAGVALPADLAAAVAMNPVTLYAASSCAPCDEGRALLKQRGVPFAEKTIATNEDISKLKQVGGDAQLPLLVISNSKFRGFERQEWNKSLSSAGYPENSVLPKEYRYPPAESAAPAPAAAAPATKRNSEKPKTEPKRNSETESGIRF, from the coding sequence ATGAAGTTAGTCAAGTTATTAAATGCCAGTTGCTTGTTGCTAAGCGCAGTGCTGGCTAGCACGGCACACGCCGAGCTCTACAAATGGGTAGGTGCCGACGGTAAGGTCACCTACAGCGATGTAGCGCCACCAGCCAACGCCAAGCAGGTAGAGAAACGAGCGCTGTCGGGCGGCTCTGCCGGCGTCGCGCTGCCAGCGGATTTAGCGGCGGCGGTCGCCATGAATCCGGTTACCCTGTATGCCGCCAGTTCCTGCGCGCCATGCGATGAGGGTCGCGCTTTGCTCAAGCAAAGAGGCGTTCCCTTTGCGGAAAAAACCATCGCCACGAATGAAGATATCAGTAAGCTCAAGCAAGTCGGCGGTGATGCTCAACTACCCTTACTGGTCATCAGCAACAGTAAGTTTCGCGGCTTTGAGCGGCAAGAATGGAATAAATCCCTGAGCAGCGCAGGCTATCCGGAAAACAGTGTGCTACCGAAAGAATACCGTTACCCGCCAGCCGAATCTGCGGCGCCGGCGCCCGCCGCAGCAGCGCCGGCGACCAAGAGAAATAGCGAAAAACCGAAAACCGAGCCAAAGCGCAATTCCGAAACCGAATCGGGCATACGCTTTTAA
- a CDS encoding antibiotic biosynthesis monooxygenase: MSSKGPGFAVLYRWRLHEDAEVSFVRAWTRVSELLLSERGSLGSRLHRGPDGLWYSYAQWPSADARKQAFALESVDPEAERQMTEAIAERFPEIVLEPVSDLMVLPSKN; this comes from the coding sequence ATGAGTTCAAAAGGTCCAGGGTTTGCCGTTTTGTATCGGTGGCGTCTGCACGAAGACGCCGAAGTATCATTTGTGAGGGCATGGACACGCGTTTCAGAGTTGCTGCTTTCTGAGCGTGGCTCGCTTGGCTCTCGTCTGCACCGCGGTCCCGATGGTTTGTGGTACAGCTATGCACAGTGGCCGAGTGCAGACGCCAGGAAACAGGCATTCGCTCTCGAATCTGTAGATCCTGAAGCTGAGCGCCAGATGACCGAGGCCATCGCAGAACGCTTCCCTGAAATCGTTCTAGAGCCAGTCTCTGACCTCATGGTTTTACCTTCAAAAAACTAA
- a CDS encoding GNAT family N-acetyltransferase, whose protein sequence is MLSIIEITISTFVTNSMLRGLAERAKNGRSRMFIAKISECDVGFLCYDNWSDQSLGFIYELFVLPEYRGRGIGSKLLSYSEELAKSLHCESIRLEPRPFDRTIDSSWLISWYIGKGYMSMPNDPAKMEKLLVTKEA, encoded by the coding sequence ATGCTATCCATCATCGAAATCACAATATCTACCTTTGTTACGAACTCAATGCTTCGCGGACTCGCAGAACGAGCAAAGAACGGTAGATCAAGAATGTTTATTGCAAAAATCAGCGAATGTGACGTTGGTTTTCTTTGCTACGACAACTGGAGCGATCAGTCGTTAGGATTCATTTACGAATTATTTGTACTTCCGGAGTACCGAGGACGAGGCATCGGTAGCAAATTGCTTTCATACTCTGAGGAACTTGCGAAGAGCCTTCACTGCGAATCGATTAGGCTAGAGCCCCGCCCTTTTGATCGCACGATAGATTCAAGCTGGCTTATTTCGTGGTACATCGGGAAAGGATATATGTCAATGCCAAATGACCCAGCAAAGATGGAGAAATTACTTGTTACTAAAGAGGCCTAA
- the lpdA gene encoding dihydrolipoyl dehydrogenase produces the protein MSTIEIKVPDIGDFKEVEVIELLVKVGDTVKVDQSLVTVESDKASMEIPSSHAGVITELKVKIGDKIAEGSLLAVVTASADAAPVVAPAAAAVSAPAPAAATPAASAAPVAAAPAASSYAGQVDVECDMMVLGAGPGGYSAAFRSADLGMNAVLVEKYSTLGGVCLNVGCIPSKALLHVAAVIDETASMAKHGVTFAAPAIDIDALRGYKEGVIKKMTTGLAGMAKARKVNVVQGVGQFVSPHHITVTAADGTQKTIQFKQAIIAAGSAVVNLPFVPADPRIVDSTGALELRQIPKRMLVIGGGIIGLEMATVYSTLGARIDVVEMMDGLMQGADRDMVKVWQKFNEKRFDNIMLKTKTVGVEALPEGIKVTFEAAEAGVAAPAPQLYDLVLVAVGRSPNGKKIAADQAGVAVTDRGFINVDKQMRTNVPHIFAIGDLVGQPMLAHKAVHEAHVAAEAAFGEKAFFDAKVIPSVAYTDPEVAWVGITEDEAKAKGIKLEKGHFPWAASGRAVANGRDEGFTKLLFDAETKRIVGGGMVGTHAGDMIGEIALAIEMGADAVDIGKTIHPHPTLGESIGMAAEVYKGVCTDLPPQRKK, from the coding sequence ATGAGCACGATAGAAATTAAAGTACCGGACATCGGTGATTTTAAAGAAGTTGAAGTCATAGAGTTGCTGGTCAAAGTGGGCGACACCGTCAAGGTCGATCAGTCACTGGTGACGGTAGAGTCAGACAAGGCCAGCATGGAGATCCCTTCCAGCCACGCCGGTGTCATCACCGAACTGAAGGTCAAGATCGGTGACAAGATTGCCGAAGGTTCTCTGCTGGCGGTAGTGACGGCGAGCGCCGATGCTGCGCCAGTAGTGGCTCCAGCCGCCGCAGCAGTATCAGCTCCAGCTCCAGCCGCAGCAACACCAGCAGCATCAGCGGCACCAGTTGCTGCCGCACCAGCCGCTTCCAGCTATGCCGGTCAGGTCGATGTTGAATGCGACATGATGGTGTTGGGCGCAGGCCCGGGCGGCTATTCGGCGGCGTTCCGTTCGGCGGATCTGGGCATGAATGCCGTGCTGGTCGAGAAGTATTCGACACTCGGCGGTGTCTGCCTCAATGTCGGTTGCATTCCATCCAAAGCCCTGTTGCACGTGGCTGCGGTGATCGATGAAACCGCTTCCATGGCCAAGCATGGCGTGACGTTTGCCGCACCGGCAATCGACATCGACGCTTTGCGCGGTTACAAGGAAGGCGTCATCAAAAAAATGACTACCGGTTTGGCTGGCATGGCCAAGGCGCGCAAGGTTAATGTGGTACAGGGTGTCGGCCAGTTCGTCAGCCCGCATCACATCACCGTTACTGCAGCCGATGGCACGCAAAAAACCATACAGTTCAAGCAGGCGATTATCGCTGCCGGTTCTGCAGTAGTGAATCTGCCATTTGTGCCGGCGGATCCACGTATCGTCGATAGTACCGGCGCGCTGGAATTGCGTCAGATCCCTAAACGCATGCTGGTGATCGGCGGCGGCATCATCGGCCTGGAAATGGCCACCGTGTATTCGACTTTAGGTGCGCGCATCGACGTGGTCGAGATGATGGACGGCCTGATGCAAGGCGCAGACCGCGACATGGTCAAGGTCTGGCAGAAATTCAACGAAAAACGTTTCGACAACATCATGTTGAAGACCAAAACAGTCGGCGTAGAAGCGCTGCCTGAAGGCATCAAGGTGACGTTTGAAGCGGCAGAAGCAGGCGTAGCTGCACCAGCACCACAACTGTACGATCTGGTATTGGTTGCGGTAGGCCGCAGCCCTAACGGCAAGAAGATCGCCGCCGACCAGGCTGGCGTGGCAGTGACGGATCGCGGTTTCATCAACGTCGATAAGCAGATGCGTACCAACGTGCCGCATATCTTCGCCATCGGTGACCTGGTCGGCCAACCTATGCTGGCGCACAAGGCCGTACATGAAGCGCATGTCGCAGCCGAAGCGGCGTTTGGCGAGAAAGCCTTTTTTGATGCCAAGGTCATTCCATCGGTGGCTTACACCGATCCGGAAGTGGCATGGGTAGGTATTACCGAAGATGAAGCCAAGGCCAAGGGCATCAAGCTGGAGAAAGGGCATTTCCCATGGGCAGCCTCAGGCCGCGCAGTGGCAAACGGCCGTGACGAAGGCTTCACCAAGTTGCTGTTCGATGCGGAAACCAAGCGCATCGTCGGCGGCGGTATGGTCGGCACGCACGCCGGTGACATGATAGGTGAAATCGCCCTGGCCATCGAGATGGGCGCAGATGCAGTCGATATCGGCAAAACCATCCATCCTCATCCTACCCTGGGTGAATCGATAGGCATGGCAGCAGAAGTCTACAAAGGCGTCTGCACCGATTTACCGCCACAGCGTAAAAAGTAA
- a CDS encoding DUF2938 domain-containing protein, giving the protein MNDLLNVVLIGIGATAVMDLWSLMRQALLRIPMPNYGLLGRWIAHMPRGRFRHNSIKDSAAVRGEAILGWLTHYLVGITFAAMLVAIWGMAWIGLPTIAPALAVGVGSVTAPFFLMQPGMGAGIAASRTPHPASARLQSLITHIVFGCGLYIAARIIVLIA; this is encoded by the coding sequence ATGAACGATTTATTGAATGTGGTGTTGATTGGCATTGGAGCGACAGCGGTGATGGATTTATGGAGCCTCATGCGCCAAGCACTGCTCCGCATCCCAATGCCAAACTATGGTTTGCTCGGCCGATGGATTGCGCATATGCCCCGTGGCCGTTTTCGCCATAACAGCATAAAAGATTCCGCAGCTGTACGCGGCGAAGCTATTTTAGGATGGCTGACCCATTATCTGGTGGGCATCACATTCGCTGCCATGCTCGTTGCGATTTGGGGAATGGCTTGGATTGGGCTGCCGACGATTGCCCCCGCCCTGGCCGTCGGCGTAGGAAGCGTGACTGCGCCCTTCTTTTTAATGCAACCGGGGATGGGCGCAGGTATTGCGGCCTCACGCACGCCTCATCCTGCGTCGGCGCGCTTACAGAGTTTGATCACGCACATCGTTTTTGGCTGCGGACTCTATATCGCTGCTCGAATCATAGTGCTGATAGCCTGA
- a CDS encoding sigma-70 family RNA polymerase sigma factor, with protein MRNRQDSHQQLLTMRPLLLRYALQRLRNPAQAEDAVQEALLAALEQPDRFAGRAAFRTYVAGILKYKIIDILRASERETSLILDDEAAESDLIDSLLNSTRNSTHQAYHKPPVARAGNAPDTLLEQKDFFRIFESSLEKLPIKTAKVFMMHAWLECEAEEICAELNLSAANLWVVLFRARLRLRSSLNLHGICRLA; from the coding sequence ATGCGCAATCGCCAGGACAGCCACCAACAATTGCTAACGATGCGGCCACTATTATTACGCTATGCGCTGCAGCGATTACGCAATCCTGCGCAGGCCGAAGATGCGGTACAAGAAGCGCTGCTGGCGGCGCTGGAACAGCCAGATCGTTTTGCCGGGCGCGCAGCATTTCGCACCTATGTCGCAGGCATACTCAAATATAAAATCATCGACATTCTGCGTGCTTCAGAAAGAGAAACATCGCTGATATTGGATGATGAGGCGGCTGAGTCCGACCTGATCGATAGCCTGCTCAACAGTACGCGCAACAGCACGCACCAGGCTTACCACAAGCCGCCAGTGGCGCGCGCGGGCAATGCCCCCGACACGCTACTAGAGCAAAAAGATTTTTTCCGCATATTCGAGAGTTCGCTAGAAAAATTGCCCATCAAAACCGCCAAGGTATTCATGATGCACGCCTGGTTGGAATGCGAAGCCGAAGAAATCTGCGCAGAACTCAACCTATCCGCCGCCAATTTATGGGTCGTACTATTTCGTGCCCGCTTAAGACTGCGCAGCTCACTGAACTTGCATGGCATTTGTCGTCTGGCCTGA
- a CDS encoding DNA polymerase III subunit chi, protein MTRIDFHSKVADKLAYTCRLIRKARAANCKVIVFDNDVSELNKLNEALWTFSQSDFLPHVMLNDPLSAQTPVILSNDDTAAFPHHELLINLSANIPKDFRRFTRMIEIVSDEAQATLAGRERYRSYQQQGLAPSHIVAKAS, encoded by the coding sequence ATGACCAGAATAGACTTTCACAGCAAGGTTGCCGATAAGCTCGCTTACACGTGCCGCCTGATTCGCAAAGCCCGTGCCGCCAACTGCAAAGTGATCGTATTCGATAATGATGTCAGTGAACTTAACAAGCTCAATGAAGCGCTCTGGACATTTTCCCAGAGCGACTTTCTGCCGCATGTGATGCTCAACGACCCTTTGAGCGCACAGACTCCGGTCATTTTAAGCAATGACGATACGGCGGCGTTTCCGCACCATGAACTGCTGATTAACCTGTCAGCGAACATCCCCAAAGATTTCAGGCGTTTTACACGCATGATAGAAATAGTCTCGGACGAAGCACAAGCCACACTGGCCGGGCGCGAGCGTTACCGCAGCTACCAACAACAAGGTCTGGCACCTTCCCATATCGTCGCGAAAGCATCATGA
- the folD gene encoding bifunctional methylenetetrahydrofolate dehydrogenase/methenyltetrahydrofolate cyclohydrolase FolD produces MTAQIISGTQLSQQIRADVTQRAAALSAQGKQPGLAVILVGENPASQVYVRNKVKACEDCGFYSVLEKYEADLSEAALLAHIDRLNQDPKINGILVQLPLPAHINANKVIEAIAAEKDVDGFHISNAGLLMTGQPLFRPCTPYGVMKMLESINYPVRGANAVVVGASNIVGKPQAMLLLQAGATVTICNSKTRDLGYHTRNADILVVATGKRNIVTADMVKPGAVVLDVGMNRDDEGKLCGDVDFAPVKEVAGYITPVPGGVGPMTITMLLVNTIEAAERN; encoded by the coding sequence ATGACAGCCCAAATCATTAGCGGAACCCAACTTTCCCAACAAATTCGCGCCGACGTAACCCAACGCGCCGCTGCATTGAGCGCACAAGGCAAGCAACCTGGCTTAGCGGTCATCCTGGTTGGCGAAAACCCAGCTTCGCAAGTGTATGTGCGCAATAAGGTCAAGGCCTGCGAAGATTGCGGTTTTTATTCGGTGCTGGAAAAATACGAAGCCGACCTCAGCGAAGCGGCACTGCTGGCTCACATAGATCGCCTCAACCAAGACCCTAAAATCAACGGCATCCTGGTGCAATTGCCTTTGCCGGCGCATATCAACGCCAATAAGGTGATAGAAGCGATTGCCGCGGAAAAAGACGTCGATGGCTTTCACATCAGCAACGCCGGTCTGTTAATGACAGGTCAGCCGCTGTTCCGCCCTTGCACTCCGTATGGCGTAATGAAAATGCTGGAGTCGATCAACTATCCGGTACGCGGCGCCAACGCTGTCGTCGTCGGCGCCTCGAACATTGTCGGCAAGCCACAAGCGATGTTACTCTTGCAAGCGGGCGCTACCGTCACCATCTGTAACTCCAAGACCCGCGATCTGGGCTATCACACCCGTAACGCGGATATTTTGGTGGTTGCCACCGGCAAACGTAATATCGTCACCGCTGACATGGTCAAGCCAGGTGCCGTGGTACTGGATGTGGGCATGAACCGCGACGACGAAGGCAAACTGTGCGGTGACGTCGATTTCGCGCCGGTCAAGGAAGTCGCCGGTTACATTACACCGGTACCAGGCGGCGTCGGCCCTATGACGATTACCATGCTACTGGTCAACACTATTGAAGCTGCTGAAAGAAACTAA
- a CDS encoding TetR/AcrR family transcriptional regulator: MKTSKSQQEQTRRQIIRTAVDLMTEHGYDASSMKQIARAAGIGDATIYKYFPTKEKLMLGYYELCIEIVLEQTLETPGFDEFGLQERLQRLVDALLELLLADREFVAITRSVVGKSPLLMMRDNMPGQQALKAQVVAFIDAAELSGEIAVCDFKNMLGGLFADYLFAVIAYWLKDESEEFSDTTQLVDLTLAILVLALKSGVVNKLSELAGFLLRNQLSRLMQNGSGILDMLKLAKRGLGK; encoded by the coding sequence ATGAAAACATCTAAATCCCAGCAAGAACAAACCCGGCGCCAGATTATTCGCACTGCAGTCGATCTGATGACCGAGCATGGTTATGACGCAAGCAGCATGAAACAGATCGCGCGGGCAGCAGGAATTGGCGATGCCACGATCTATAAATACTTTCCGACCAAAGAGAAGTTAATGCTCGGTTATTACGAATTGTGTATTGAAATCGTACTGGAGCAAACTTTAGAAACGCCGGGCTTTGATGAGTTTGGCTTGCAGGAGCGTTTGCAACGCCTGGTGGATGCCTTGCTTGAATTGTTATTGGCAGACCGTGAGTTTGTCGCAATTACGCGCAGCGTAGTCGGCAAATCGCCCTTACTGATGATGCGTGACAATATGCCAGGACAGCAAGCCTTAAAAGCGCAAGTAGTGGCGTTTATCGATGCGGCTGAGCTGAGTGGCGAGATCGCGGTGTGTGATTTTAAAAATATGCTGGGCGGCCTGTTTGCCGATTACCTGTTTGCAGTGATAGCGTATTGGCTGAAAGATGAATCAGAAGAATTTTCTGATACCACGCAACTGGTCGATTTAACCTTGGCGATCCTGGTCCTGGCATTGAAAAGTGGTGTCGTGAATAAGCTCTCTGAGCTGGCCGGATTCTTGTTACGCAACCAGTTGTCACGTCTGATGCAAAATGGTTCCGGTATTTTGGATATGTTGAAACTGGCCAAACGTGGCCTCGGAAAATAA
- a CDS encoding IS110 family transposase, which produces MNISRIGIDLAKQVFQLHGVDRFEKVVMRKQLRRAQMHEFFKELPPCLIGMEACGSSHYWARELSKYGHQIKLIAAQFVKPYVKSGKNDANDAEAICEAVSRPSMRFVAVKNTDQQVTQAEHRIRSRLIRARTALSNEIRGLLGEFGIVIGLGISQVRQALPILLEQTDGQLNERFRQLLSELAEELRQVDDKIKAHDRRIEATVKSDERIQRLMEIEGVGPITASALVAAVGDATQFTNGRDMAAWLGLVPRQHSSGGKERLGHISKRGETYLRTLLIHGARAALNACTNKQDRRSRWAQGLMARRNRNIATVALANKNARIAWAVLSRKETYRSAGI; this is translated from the coding sequence ATGAATATTAGTCGAATTGGTATCGATCTGGCAAAACAAGTTTTTCAATTGCATGGCGTTGATCGATTTGAGAAAGTGGTGATGCGCAAGCAGTTACGTCGTGCGCAAATGCATGAATTTTTCAAAGAATTACCACCTTGTTTAATCGGTATGGAGGCATGTGGTTCCTCGCACTATTGGGCAAGAGAATTAAGCAAGTACGGTCATCAGATCAAGCTTATCGCCGCACAATTCGTCAAGCCCTACGTAAAGAGTGGCAAGAACGATGCCAATGATGCCGAGGCAATTTGTGAGGCAGTTAGTCGTCCGTCAATGCGATTTGTTGCGGTCAAAAATACTGACCAGCAAGTGACTCAAGCAGAACATCGAATTCGCAGTCGCCTAATTCGAGCAAGAACTGCGTTAAGCAATGAAATACGCGGATTGCTTGGTGAGTTTGGTATCGTTATTGGCTTGGGCATTTCTCAGGTTCGTCAAGCCTTACCCATACTGCTGGAACAAACTGATGGACAACTTAATGAGCGCTTCCGCCAATTATTAAGTGAATTGGCAGAAGAATTGAGGCAAGTTGATGACAAAATTAAAGCACATGATCGACGTATTGAAGCGACAGTCAAATCCGATGAGCGAATTCAAAGACTCATGGAAATAGAAGGTGTTGGCCCAATCACCGCCAGCGCTTTGGTTGCGGCAGTAGGCGACGCTACACAATTTACCAATGGCAGAGACATGGCAGCCTGGTTAGGTCTGGTTCCGCGCCAACATTCAAGTGGTGGCAAAGAACGTTTAGGTCACATTAGTAAGCGTGGCGAAACCTATCTCAGAACCTTGCTCATTCATGGTGCACGAGCGGCATTAAATGCCTGCACCAATAAACAAGACCGACGAAGTCGATGGGCACAAGGATTGATGGCAAGGCGAAATCGAAACATTGCGACAGTTGCCTTGGCCAATAAAAACGCCCGCATTGCCTGGGCGGTATTAAGTCGAAAAGAAACCTATAGAAGTGCGGGAATTTAG
- the aceE gene encoding pyruvate dehydrogenase (acetyl-transferring), homodimeric type, which produces MSPQIDQVLAQAINDPDVIETNEWLAALESVIDNEGPERAHYLMERMVDLARRRGSHIPFSSNTAYVNTIPADVGAHCPGNLEIEEKLRSMMRWNAMAMVVKANRLDGDLGGHLSSFASLANMLGIGFNHFWHAPTEDHGGDLLYIQGHSSPGVYARAFLEGRLTEDQLLHFRREVDGKGLSSYPHPKLMPDFWQFPTVSMGLGPLMSIYQARFLKYLHARGIADTANRKVWAFCGDGEMDEPESMGAIGMAGREQLDNLIIVVNCNLQRLDGPVRGNGKIIQELESDFRGAGWNVVKVIWGAGWDELLAKDKDGILQKVMMETVDGEYQNYKAKDGAYVRAHFFGKHPKLLEMVAQMSDDDIWRLTRGGHDPHKIYAAFKVAQEHKGQPTVLLVKSVKGFGFGKSGEARNTAHNTKKLDDEAIKALRDRFQLPISDEQLPAIPFFKPADDTPEMKYLQERRAALGGYLPQRRQKADEELIVPELSAFQAMLEPTAEGREISSTAAYVRVLTSLLRDSSLGQRIVPIMVDESRTFGMEGLFRQIGIFSQVGQLYEPVDKDQVMYYREDKAGQILQEGINEAGGMSSWIAAATSYSTNNRVMIPFYTYYSMFGLQRIGDLAWAAADMRSRGFMMAGTAGRTTLNGEGLQHEDGHSHVLASTIPNCVPYDPTFAHEVAVIIHDGLRRMVTNQEDVFYYITIMNENYSHPGLKAGQEEGIIKGLYQLQKSPETTKHRVQLMGSGTILREVIAASDLLFADWGIAADVWSAPSFTLLARDGQEAERWNMLHPTDEARVPYITECLKDTQGPIVVSTDYMRTFAEQVRAFVPKGRSYKVLGTDGFGRSDSRAKLREFFEVNRYFVVIAALKSLADEGALSASVVAQAIAKYGIDAEKPNPVSV; this is translated from the coding sequence ATGTCACCCCAGATAGACCAAGTTTTGGCGCAAGCCATCAACGATCCTGATGTCATCGAAACCAATGAGTGGTTGGCGGCCTTAGAATCCGTGATTGACAATGAAGGACCTGAGCGCGCTCACTACCTGATGGAGCGCATGGTGGATCTGGCGCGTCGCCGTGGTTCACATATCCCTTTTTCCAGCAATACCGCCTACGTCAATACGATCCCGGCGGATGTCGGCGCGCATTGCCCGGGTAACCTGGAAATCGAAGAAAAGCTGCGCTCCATGATGCGCTGGAACGCGATGGCGATGGTGGTCAAGGCCAACCGTCTGGATGGCGACTTAGGTGGTCACCTCTCTAGTTTCGCCTCGCTGGCAAATATGCTGGGCATAGGTTTTAACCATTTCTGGCATGCGCCTACCGAAGACCATGGCGGCGATTTGCTGTACATCCAGGGCCATTCCTCACCGGGTGTGTATGCGCGCGCTTTCCTCGAAGGCCGCCTGACCGAAGATCAATTGCTGCATTTCCGCCGCGAAGTTGATGGCAAGGGTCTGTCTTCTTACCCGCATCCGAAACTGATGCCGGATTTCTGGCAGTTCCCTACCGTGTCCATGGGTCTGGGCCCGTTGATGTCTATCTACCAGGCACGTTTCCTGAAATACCTGCACGCCCGCGGCATTGCCGACACGGCTAACCGTAAGGTCTGGGCATTCTGCGGCGACGGCGAAATGGATGAGCCGGAATCGATGGGTGCGATCGGTATGGCAGGCCGCGAACAACTCGATAACCTGATTATCGTGGTCAACTGCAATCTGCAGCGCCTTGACGGCCCGGTACGTGGCAATGGCAAGATCATCCAGGAACTGGAATCTGATTTCCGCGGTGCCGGCTGGAACGTCGTCAAAGTGATCTGGGGCGCAGGCTGGGATGAGTTGCTGGCCAAGGATAAAGACGGCATCTTGCAAAAAGTCATGATGGAAACCGTCGATGGCGAATACCAGAATTACAAAGCCAAAGACGGCGCCTATGTACGCGCCCACTTCTTTGGCAAGCATCCTAAGTTGCTGGAAATGGTTGCGCAGATGTCGGATGACGATATCTGGCGCCTGACCCGCGGCGGCCATGATCCGCACAAGATTTACGCAGCCTTTAAAGTGGCACAAGAGCATAAAGGTCAACCGACAGTCTTGCTGGTCAAGAGCGTCAAAGGTTTTGGTTTCGGTAAATCCGGTGAGGCGCGCAATACTGCCCACAACACCAAGAAGCTCGATGACGAGGCGATCAAGGCTTTGCGTGACCGCTTCCAGTTGCCGATTTCGGATGAACAATTGCCGGCGATTCCTTTCTTCAAACCAGCCGATGACACGCCGGAGATGAAGTACCTGCAAGAGCGTCGCGCTGCCCTTGGTGGTTACTTGCCGCAACGCCGCCAGAAAGCCGATGAAGAACTGATCGTGCCGGAACTGAGCGCGTTTCAGGCGATGCTGGAACCAACCGCCGAAGGCCGTGAAATTTCCAGTACTGCCGCGTATGTGCGGGTACTGACATCCTTGCTGCGTGACTCCAGCCTGGGTCAGCGTATCGTCCCTATCATGGTGGATGAATCGCGCACCTTCGGTATGGAAGGCCTGTTCCGCCAGATCGGTATCTTTAGCCAAGTCGGCCAGTTGTACGAACCAGTCGATAAAGACCAGGTGATGTACTACCGTGAAGACAAGGCTGGCCAGATTTTGCAAGAGGGTATCAACGAAGCCGGTGGTATGAGCTCATGGATCGCTGCGGCAACTTCATATTCGACGAATAACCGCGTGATGATTCCGTTTTACACGTATTACTCGATGTTCGGTTTGCAGCGTATCGGCGATCTGGCTTGGGCGGCAGCCGACATGCGTTCACGCGGCTTTATGATGGCAGGTACTGCCGGACGCACTACCTTGAATGGCGAAGGTTTGCAGCATGAAGATGGCCATAGCCATGTTTTGGCATCGACCATCCCTAACTGCGTTCCTTACGATCCTACTTTTGCCCATGAAGTGGCAGTCATCATTCATGATGGTCTGCGCCGCATGGTCACCAATCAGGAAGATGTGTTCTATTACATCACGATCATGAACGAGAACTACAGCCATCCTGGTCTGAAAGCCGGACAGGAAGAGGGCATCATCAAAGGTCTGTACCAGTTGCAAAAGTCGCCTGAAACGACCAAGCACCGCGTACAGCTGATGGGTTCAGGCACGATCTTGCGTGAAGTGATCGCCGCTTCCGATCTGCTGTTCGCTGACTGGGGTATTGCCGCTGACGTTTGGTCGGCTCCATCATTTACCTTGCTGGCGCGTGATGGCCAGGAAGCGGAACGCTGGAATATGCTGCACCCTACCGATGAAGCGCGTGTGCCTTACATTACTGAGTGCCTGAAAGATACTCAGGGTCCTATCGTGGTCTCTACCGATTACATGCGCACTTTTGCCGAGCAGGTCCGTGCCTTTGTTCCTAAAGGTCGTAGCTACAAGGTCCTGGGTACCGATGGTTTTGGCCGTTCCGATTCGCGTGCCAAGTTGCGTGAATTCTTTGAAGTGAACCGTTACTTTGTCGTCATCGCCGCCTTGAAATCCCTGGCTGACGAAGGTGCATTGTCGGCATCGGTAGTGGCTCAGGCGATTGCCAAATACGGCATTGATGCAGAGAAACCAAATCCGGTATCTGTGTAA